From a single Loigolactobacillus coryniformis subsp. coryniformis KCTC 3167 = DSM 20001 genomic region:
- a CDS encoding mechanosensitive ion channel family protein, whose amino-acid sequence MAVEPLLTVTSSVTKQTNLLTRFIQNIQWENIIGKIVAVTIELLLLSVLFWIINRITRLVLERSFNNYKTKRNLSEGRSQTIYTLILNSFKYLIFFFYLYAILSILGVPVGTLIASAGILSVAIGLGAQSLVKDFLSGFFILLEQQLDVGDHIKVGTIEGTVMAVGLRTTQVKSFDGTLNFIPNSNINIVSNLSRSNMRVQIDVRLFPDTDSEQVQTVLTKVNQELAPKYPEIQSGPDVFGLVDLGNGNFAVRVLLYTQNGAQGRIQSDFLAAYIAALSDAGIKLPTTPLPSTL is encoded by the coding sequence TTGGCTGTTGAACCATTATTGACCGTGACCAGCTCAGTGACAAAACAAACGAATCTATTGACTCGCTTCATACAAAATATTCAGTGGGAAAATATTATTGGTAAAATTGTCGCGGTAACGATCGAATTATTACTTTTAAGTGTCCTATTTTGGATCATTAATCGCATCACACGTCTGGTGCTCGAACGTAGCTTTAATAATTACAAAACAAAACGGAATTTAAGTGAAGGCCGTTCACAAACGATCTACACATTGATTCTCAATAGTTTTAAGTATTTGATCTTCTTCTTTTATCTTTATGCTATTTTGAGTATTCTTGGCGTCCCCGTTGGCACTTTGATCGCCAGTGCTGGTATCTTGAGTGTCGCTATTGGCCTAGGTGCGCAAAGTTTAGTTAAGGACTTCTTATCCGGCTTTTTTATTTTATTGGAACAGCAACTGGATGTTGGCGATCATATCAAAGTAGGCACGATCGAAGGAACCGTTATGGCAGTGGGCTTACGCACGACACAGGTCAAAAGCTTTGATGGCACATTAAACTTTATCCCTAACAGTAATATTAACATCGTTAGCAACCTGTCCCGTAGTAATATGCGCGTGCAGATCGACGTGCGGTTATTCCCTGATACTGATTCAGAGCAAGTACAAACAGTTTTAACTAAGGTCAATCAAGAATTAGCACCTAAATACCCTGAGATTCAATCCGGCCCCGATGTTTTTGGTCTAGTTGATCTAGGTAATGGTAATTTTGCGGTGCGAGTGCTGCTATACACCCAAAATGGCGCTCAAGGTCGGATTCAAAGTGACTTTTTAGCAGCATATATTGCGGCATTAAGTGATGCTGGTATTAAATTACCAACCACCCCACTACCAAGTACGCTCTAA